In one Nitrospirota bacterium genomic region, the following are encoded:
- a CDS encoding glutaminyl-peptide cyclotransferase encodes MLNRKSIIKSISTIVAVTALMINTLAWADPLHSVMLTVPDHPEEALNWCGPATGQMLMEGYPSGSCTVLQEDVWGAIQGNKVETMWDTDPEGLKGAMNSLCTPTGSWYVYNRNTPQKLMFWVAYWMTRNSYPVAVLKDTLSHNSYTSHTEHWIAVRGVITDVDPTSPGTTSVNLQYVWFNDPAVDLGDPSIERFVSGSTWYSEFLPVSKTGSSFQGKYVAVIEPPTVSGVALAPPEILVGRIIPPDKALASAVRWIKGEKIYKLKEYRILKKARPLKPLLVNKAHGGYYIIPYSTDSINASAAVIVNAYTGGFQEVGVFKPVRYLPKEEAIKIALVQIEGNAGRLKPEAELVFPRGDVVTSRYFPLWKVTAAGKVIGVSQKKHVYTRMPRMEFSIPLPSVKAEGLAWDGKRLWVVDKASKKIRGLDPLSGAVVSTFKVDIKKPKGLTFDGERLWIADEETMKITAIDPQSGQVVRSIPIRIPRGKGFKSLEGIAWDGKYLWTAIYAGFSSSFNQVDPEDGKIIKSIYADCNPRGLASDGEYLWSICYNGKDFPPKIDRRNIEGREHEMLRSRKFIADIEGKKPAALAYDGQYLWYTDRQAGRVFRLYPGNLKKK; translated from the coding sequence ATGCTGAATAGAAAATCGATCATTAAAAGTATCAGCACGATAGTTGCAGTAACCGCCTTGATGATTAATACCCTGGCATGGGCAGACCCCTTACATAGTGTGATGCTGACCGTGCCTGACCATCCGGAAGAGGCCCTGAACTGGTGCGGCCCTGCCACAGGGCAGATGCTCATGGAGGGATACCCCTCGGGGAGTTGCACGGTACTGCAGGAAGACGTATGGGGCGCAATCCAGGGAAACAAGGTTGAAACAATGTGGGATACAGACCCGGAAGGGTTGAAAGGGGCAATGAATTCCCTCTGTACACCAACGGGAAGCTGGTATGTTTACAACAGGAACACACCCCAAAAACTGATGTTCTGGGTTGCTTACTGGATGACAAGAAACAGTTATCCCGTAGCAGTATTGAAGGACACGTTGTCCCACAACAGCTATACTTCACACACGGAACACTGGATCGCCGTCAGGGGGGTTATAACCGACGTTGATCCCACCTCCCCGGGAACCACTTCCGTCAACCTGCAATATGTCTGGTTCAATGACCCCGCAGTTGATCTCGGGGATCCGTCAATCGAGAGATTCGTCTCCGGGAGCACATGGTACAGCGAGTTCCTTCCCGTCTCCAAGACGGGAAGCAGTTTTCAGGGCAAGTATGTGGCCGTCATAGAGCCCCCCACTGTCAGCGGGGTCGCACTTGCCCCTCCCGAGATACTCGTCGGCAGGATCATCCCTCCTGACAAGGCCCTTGCTTCCGCAGTCAGGTGGATCAAGGGGGAAAAGATATACAAATTAAAAGAATACAGGATTTTGAAGAAGGCAAGGCCGCTGAAACCGTTACTTGTCAATAAGGCACACGGTGGTTATTACATCATCCCCTATTCGACAGACAGTATAAACGCTTCAGCAGCCGTGATCGTAAACGCTTATACAGGGGGGTTTCAGGAAGTCGGGGTTTTCAAGCCTGTAAGATACCTGCCGAAGGAGGAAGCCATCAAGATCGCTCTCGTGCAAATAGAAGGCAATGCAGGCAGGCTCAAACCCGAGGCCGAACTCGTCTTCCCTCGGGGCGATGTGGTAACCAGCCGTTACTTCCCTCTCTGGAAGGTCACGGCGGCCGGGAAGGTGATAGGAGTGAGCCAGAAAAAACACGTATATACCCGTATGCCGAGAATGGAGTTTTCTATCCCCCTCCCGTCTGTAAAAGCAGAAGGCCTGGCTTGGGATGGAAAGAGGCTTTGGGTTGTTGACAAGGCAAGCAAAAAGATTCGTGGCCTGGATCCGCTCTCAGGAGCAGTAGTCAGTACCTTCAAGGTTGACATCAAAAAACCGAAAGGCCTGACCTTTGATGGAGAACGGTTATGGATAGCCGATGAAGAAACGATGAAGATCACCGCTATTGATCCTCAGAGCGGACAGGTCGTCAGAAGCATACCCATAAGGATACCCAGGGGAAAGGGGTTCAAATCCCTTGAAGGTATTGCCTGGGATGGGAAATACCTCTGGACGGCCATTTATGCCGGGTTCTCGAGTTCCTTCAACCAGGTCGATCCTGAGGACGGTAAAATCATCAAGAGTATTTATGCTGATTGTAATCCCCGAGGTCTTGCTTCGGACGGCGAGTATTTATGGAGTATCTGCTACAACGGTAAAGACTTCCCCCCAAAGATCGACAGGCGGAACATTGAAGGCAGGGAACACGAAATGCTTCGCTCCAGGAAGTTCATAGCAGATATCGAGGGGAAGAAACCCGCGGCACTTGCGTATGACGGTCAATACCTCTGGTATACAGATAGACAGGCAGGGAGAGTTTTCAGGCTCTATCCAGGTAACTTGAAGAAGAAATAG
- the fliM gene encoding flagellar motor switch protein FliM yields MSDILSQDEVDALLTGVKEGKVETRPQDPPGGIRTYDLTNQERIIRGRMPGLEMVNERFAGLFRVSLSNFLGKFIDVTVQGISIIKFEEFMKIISLPSSINMFKIRPLKGHALMVLEAPLIFALVEYFFGGNSASPVKTDGRSFTPVEQRLINKVLAIALGDLQNALAELVEVKTEFAGSETNPQFVTLIPKTETLIKVEFHVEMEHLTGKIYLGIPYSLVEPIKEKLYSGITANTIDVDKGWIKRLVESLNESFVNITVELDRAELKLEDVLNLQTGDIITLGKSVADELVVKVEGVPKFYCTPGHHRGSQAVKITRAIEMNYERSN; encoded by the coding sequence ATGAGTGATATACTCTCCCAGGATGAAGTTGACGCACTGTTAACGGGCGTAAAGGAAGGCAAGGTCGAAACCAGACCACAGGATCCCCCCGGCGGGATTCGCACTTATGACCTGACGAACCAGGAAAGGATTATCCGTGGCAGGATGCCGGGACTTGAGATGGTCAACGAGAGGTTTGCAGGTCTTTTCAGGGTCTCCCTCTCAAACTTCCTCGGCAAATTCATAGACGTCACAGTCCAGGGCATATCCATCATAAAGTTTGAAGAATTTATGAAGATAATTTCTCTGCCTTCAAGCATAAACATGTTCAAAATCCGTCCACTCAAGGGCCACGCCTTAATGGTCCTTGAAGCACCGCTTATCTTTGCCCTCGTAGAATATTTTTTCGGTGGCAATAGTGCAAGTCCTGTAAAAACAGATGGACGGAGTTTTACCCCTGTTGAGCAGCGACTCATTAATAAAGTATTGGCAATAGCGCTTGGCGATCTTCAAAACGCTTTGGCTGAGCTTGTTGAGGTTAAGACAGAATTCGCAGGCTCTGAAACAAACCCTCAGTTCGTAACCCTGATACCCAAAACCGAGACACTCATCAAGGTGGAATTTCACGTGGAGATGGAGCACCTGACAGGAAAGATATACCTCGGAATTCCCTACTCACTTGTTGAACCGATCAAGGAAAAACTTTATTCCGGAATTACCGCCAATACTATAGACGTGGATAAAGGCTGGATTAAAAGATTAGTTGAATCACTCAATGAATCCTTCGTAAATATAACTGTTGAACTTGACAGGGCGGAGTTAAAACTCGAGGATGTTTTGAACCTGCAGACAGGCGATATAATAACCCTCGGCAAGTCAGTGGCTGATGAACTGGTCGTCAAGGTTGAAGGGGTACCCAAGTTTTACTGTACGCCGGGACATCACAGGGGAAGCCAGGCAGTCAAGATTACAAGGGCAATTGAAATGAATTATGAAAGGAGCAACTAA
- a CDS encoding helix-turn-helix domain-containing protein encodes MSFRGRNTIKSNGLEGKHRILLIDSDAGQYHKGLVSSLRECSVIVETYQDKICESFLRNDIDLVLLDHFGDSSCTELLQFFRYVKPAVPVIIVTRCGSEELAVTVFRLGVKDYFKKPLVMCELKKSIRAALGINHVTEELPQSPWSSIHRAIRYINKNYTSRIKLSEIAKEAGKSISCFERTFKKETGITFIMYVNRLRISKAIKMLREDGLSMSDIAFACGFTNQFHFTRTFKRIMKTSPRVYKKSLRKKKSPFSHFKHLCKEKPKGYSLN; translated from the coding sequence TTGTCATTTAGAGGGAGAAACACCATTAAATCAAACGGCTTAGAGGGAAAACACCGCATACTACTGATAGATTCAGATGCAGGGCAATACCACAAGGGTCTTGTTTCTTCACTGAGAGAGTGCAGTGTAATCGTTGAAACCTATCAGGATAAAATTTGTGAGTCTTTCCTCCGGAATGACATAGACCTTGTGCTTCTTGATCATTTTGGCGATAGCTCATGCACGGAACTGCTTCAATTCTTCAGATATGTCAAACCCGCTGTGCCGGTAATCATAGTAACCCGCTGCGGTTCTGAAGAGCTCGCAGTCACTGTTTTCCGGCTTGGGGTAAAAGATTATTTCAAAAAACCCCTTGTCATGTGCGAGTTGAAAAAGAGCATCAGAGCTGCATTAGGCATTAACCACGTCACCGAGGAGTTACCTCAAAGTCCCTGGAGCAGCATCCACAGGGCAATCAGATATATCAATAAAAACTACACCAGCCGCATAAAACTTTCCGAGATCGCCAAAGAGGCGGGGAAGAGCATATCATGCTTCGAGAGGACTTTCAAGAAGGAAACCGGCATCACATTCATCATGTATGTAAACAGACTGCGTATCTCCAAGGCTATAAAGATGCTCAGGGAAGACGGCCTCTCCATGAGTGACATCGCCTTTGCATGCGGCTTCACAAATCAGTTCCACTTCACAAGGACGTTCAAGAGGATAATGAAGACCTCTCCGAGGGTTTACAAGAAGTCGCTACGGAAAAAGAAGAGCCCCTTCTCTCACTTCAAGCACTTATGCAAAGAAAAACCGAAGGGCTACAGCCTTAATTGA
- a CDS encoding C13 family peptidase — protein MYVLRRVTLCMLSLFIVLSFGCAQKYAVLISTNVVTADNVSYNSEWWYDLYLQYNMLRDNGFKDDKIYVLYGDGTDFNTVHADYNATTQYGHAITDMAVNKANIQSVFNTLGTKVKSRDYLYVWWMGHGGGYGPDSCDLTMYISNTGETVTDTELTTYMGSVPNYKKRTVDVMTCHSGGMLDNMASSGNNTVTLTSSTCVENSYSISTTCNGRPHAEFHYTLPNALDEKDPCGTPVGSDYDGNGYVSLSEADQYNSATMTTSTPQMKDPDGIAPTTYIKKQSP, from the coding sequence ATGTATGTTTTAAGAAGGGTCACGCTTTGCATGCTCAGTCTGTTTATTGTTCTTTCTTTCGGCTGTGCCCAGAAATATGCCGTCCTTATCAGCACAAACGTGGTCACGGCGGACAACGTGTCATACAACTCCGAGTGGTGGTACGACCTTTACCTGCAATACAACATGTTGAGAGATAACGGGTTTAAGGATGACAAGATTTACGTCCTCTACGGAGATGGAACCGATTTCAATACGGTACACGCAGACTACAACGCCACAACCCAGTATGGACATGCCATTACGGATATGGCCGTGAACAAGGCAAATATTCAGTCTGTCTTCAATACGCTCGGCACCAAGGTAAAGAGCAGGGACTATCTCTATGTCTGGTGGATGGGGCACGGAGGCGGCTATGGCCCGGATTCATGCGACCTCACGATGTATATCAGCAATACCGGAGAGACGGTTACAGACACGGAACTGACAACATACATGGGCAGCGTGCCGAACTACAAGAAGCGTACAGTCGACGTAATGACCTGCCATTCAGGGGGAATGCTCGACAACATGGCTTCATCCGGCAACAACACGGTCACCCTCACCTCTTCCACCTGTGTGGAAAACTCCTACTCCATCTCTACTACGTGTAACGGACGCCCTCATGCGGAATTTCACTACACCCTACCTAATGCCCTGGACGAAAAAGACCCCTGTGGAACCCCCGTTGGGTCAGACTACGATGGGAACGGTTATGTGTCATTGTCCGAGGCAGACCAGTATAATTCGGCTACCATGACTACATCGACTCCCCAGATGAAAGATCCGGACGGGATAGCGCCAACCACTTATATTAAAAAACAATCACCTTAG
- the fliP gene encoding flagellar type III secretion system pore protein FliP (The bacterial flagellar biogenesis protein FliP forms a type III secretion system (T3SS)-type pore required for flagellar assembly.), whose protein sequence is MNHSTDYISKDENKSLRLYPEIKKACPVKLVRVKLDRLFNPTNVRKCFQRKDIKIAAFTLCFVIISSTTFPATANAFELGKIDNPMMNLFIILSLLSFIPAVLVMFTSFTRIVVVLSFLRHAIGGQQIPPNPVIIGLSLFLTLFVMSPVVEKIQADAVNPYVKEEITFVDALKRAEPSIKGFMLKQTREKDLGLFMDIAGIKKAEKPEDLSLRIVIPAFAISELRTAFEIGFLIYLPFLVIDMVVASVLLSLGMMMLPPVIISLPFKLLLFVLVDGWNLLIGSLVRSFQ, encoded by the coding sequence ATGAACCATTCTACAGACTACATAAGCAAAGATGAAAACAAATCACTACGCCTTTATCCGGAGATTAAAAAGGCCTGCCCTGTTAAACTGGTCAGGGTTAAATTGGACAGATTGTTTAACCCAACAAATGTCAGGAAATGTTTTCAGAGAAAAGATATAAAGATTGCAGCTTTCACTCTCTGCTTTGTAATCATATCTTCAACAACCTTTCCTGCAACCGCTAACGCCTTTGAGCTCGGCAAGATTGACAATCCCATGATGAATCTCTTTATCATCCTGAGCCTCCTTTCATTCATCCCGGCAGTGCTGGTAATGTTTACGTCCTTCACAAGGATAGTGGTGGTTCTCTCCTTCCTGAGGCATGCCATAGGAGGCCAGCAGATACCACCAAATCCTGTCATCATAGGTCTTTCCCTCTTCCTTACACTCTTTGTCATGTCACCTGTTGTAGAGAAAATTCAGGCAGATGCCGTAAACCCCTACGTTAAGGAAGAGATAACCTTTGTTGATGCTCTCAAAAGGGCCGAGCCCTCGATCAAGGGGTTCATGCTGAAGCAGACCAGAGAAAAAGACCTCGGGCTGTTTATGGACATTGCCGGTATAAAAAAAGCGGAAAAGCCGGAAGACCTGTCTCTGAGGATCGTAATTCCCGCCTTTGCAATCAGCGAACTAAGGACCGCTTTTGAGATAGGCTTTCTGATTTATCTGCCCTTCCTGGTTATAGACATGGTGGTTGCAAGTGTTCTGCTTTCGCTGGGGATGATGATGTTGCCGCCTGTAATCATATCCCTGCCGTTCAAGCTCCTCCTCTTTGTGCTTGTTGACGGATGGAATCTCCTGATAGGTTCACTCGTAAGGAGTTTCCAATGA
- a CDS encoding flagellar biosynthetic protein FliO — MMEETIKIALSLAFIVGLILVVAGFMKKRAGTGSEILKTLGYLNLGPRKGIAIIKAGEEILLVGITTNDLKLLKTIPEIALENELKTLKNNIQQIKSFKELLIRK, encoded by the coding sequence ATGATGGAAGAGACCATAAAGATAGCGCTTTCACTTGCATTCATTGTCGGCCTCATACTTGTTGTGGCAGGGTTTATGAAAAAAAGAGCGGGCACAGGATCGGAAATTCTCAAAACCCTCGGATACCTGAACCTTGGACCCAGAAAGGGTATAGCAATAATCAAGGCAGGTGAAGAGATACTCCTTGTCGGGATTACAACCAATGACCTGAAACTCCTGAAGACAATCCCGGAAATTGCCCTTGAAAACGAACTCAAAACACTCAAGAACAATATCCAGCAGATAAAAAGTTTCAAGGAACTGCTTATCAGAAAATGA
- a CDS encoding flagellar basal body-associated protein FliL, producing the protein MAEEKDERQEEESGGKKPEKKGKLKLIVIAVVAIVLLGGGGFFAYSMFLGKKTETKAVPIKGDTLNEEQPALFPLSPFVVNLADRGRFLKVTIKLEMTDIKYEELIKERTPHLRDTVITLLSSKTAESISTPEGKFQLKDELLMRANAAVGRDVFKNIYFTDFVMQ; encoded by the coding sequence ATGGCAGAAGAAAAAGATGAGAGACAGGAAGAGGAATCCGGAGGGAAAAAGCCGGAGAAAAAGGGCAAATTAAAGCTGATTGTAATAGCCGTTGTAGCCATTGTTTTGCTTGGTGGCGGCGGTTTTTTTGCCTATTCAATGTTCCTGGGCAAGAAGACCGAAACAAAGGCAGTGCCGATAAAAGGAGATACGCTTAATGAAGAACAGCCTGCGCTCTTCCCACTTTCACCTTTTGTTGTCAACCTCGCCGACCGGGGAAGGTTTCTGAAGGTCACAATAAAACTCGAGATGACGGACATAAAATATGAGGAACTGATAAAGGAAAGAACACCACATCTGCGGGACACTGTCATTACCCTCCTCAGCAGCAAGACAGCAGAATCCATATCTACGCCTGAAGGTAAGTTCCAGCTCAAGGACGAGCTCCTGATGAGGGCAAATGCTGCGGTTGGCAGGGACGTCTTTAAAAACATCTATTTTACCGACTTCGTGATGCAATGA
- a CDS encoding pyruvate formate lyase family protein: MSVTTLKDIRLREYTLENLDLLRTLRENLLKTRPEVCIERARYTTRYLRDMSSPDEPMETRYAKAVAYFLSNRKPVFFDDNLLAGSTTSKPFGAPVYQELTGMTIWPELDTISTRGKNPLILSREDAGELNFDIFPYWMERNILEYTRKKFNNPDCMRLFERIVFFLASKAGTLSHTVPDYKKVLGKGIEGIIEEAGTGEVEVRDKGVNTPGDRQSLAFYQAVQTVMKGVLDYAGNLSKKAAELARVEKDPSRRENLLKMSGICARVPAKPASTFREAVNSLWICQVAVHAENINMAISPGRLDQVLYKYYRNDIDNGILTVKEAMELIGCLWLKLNDNTNLVPETSEELFGGAGTVPAVTVGGVDENGEDAVNDLTYVMLRVTELLKLRDPSLNARYHYEKNTEEYRDRVAEVIVNTRSVPAFHNDIVDIKVLENQGTSTEHARDYAIIGCVELASAGRSYDASSSIIFNLVSTLELTLYNGKRPATGDEQIGPKTGDPAGFASFDEFREAFESQLKWLIGEAIKLNEYFGRVHQEILPTPLLSAFFEGPIKKGKDLIHGGATYNSSGATHIGFADTVDSLSAIEKAVFIDRKCTFAELLQALRDNFEGNEKLHAYLVYKTPKYGTNDPIAVKNSQNLIRFLYNFYQGHTNYRGGKYRPGYWTMTNHAGQGKLSGALPNGRKAYKVFASGITPVSQAAGDLSACLKAVGGLDGLCIPSGEALNLKYPRVKNNGDIKTFAQAVESYFRYGGLHVQFNIMSYEDLIDAKNNPEKYPELLVRVSGYSAYFKDLNEAMKDEIITRTAYDLGTGKAVPFPEEYRSMLAFE; this comes from the coding sequence ATGAGCGTTACGACTTTAAAAGACATCAGGTTACGTGAGTATACCTTAGAGAACCTGGATCTCCTCAGAACCTTGAGAGAGAATCTCCTTAAAACCAGGCCGGAGGTCTGCATTGAAAGGGCAAGGTACACCACCCGCTACCTCAGAGACATGTCTTCCCCGGATGAACCCATGGAGACGAGGTATGCAAAGGCAGTAGCCTATTTCCTGTCAAACAGGAAACCGGTCTTCTTCGATGATAACCTGCTTGCAGGGAGCACAACATCAAAGCCCTTCGGTGCACCTGTCTACCAGGAGCTTACGGGGATGACCATCTGGCCGGAGCTCGACACCATAAGCACAAGGGGGAAAAACCCCCTGATCCTCTCCAGGGAAGATGCCGGGGAGCTGAACTTCGATATATTCCCCTACTGGATGGAACGCAATATCCTTGAATACACGAGAAAGAAATTCAACAACCCCGACTGCATGAGACTCTTCGAGCGTATAGTCTTCTTCCTTGCAAGCAAGGCAGGCACCCTCTCTCATACAGTCCCCGACTACAAAAAGGTCCTCGGCAAGGGAATCGAGGGAATCATCGAGGAGGCCGGGACAGGGGAGGTGGAAGTCAGGGACAAGGGAGTAAATACACCCGGCGACAGGCAGAGTCTTGCGTTCTACCAGGCAGTACAGACGGTCATGAAGGGAGTCCTCGATTACGCCGGGAACCTGAGCAAAAAGGCGGCTGAACTCGCGAGGGTTGAAAAAGACCCGTCACGGAGGGAGAACCTTCTGAAGATGAGCGGGATATGCGCCAGGGTACCTGCAAAACCGGCGAGTACCTTCCGGGAGGCTGTCAACTCCCTGTGGATCTGCCAAGTGGCCGTACATGCTGAAAACATAAACATGGCGATAAGCCCGGGAAGGCTTGATCAGGTGCTCTACAAGTATTATCGTAACGATATAGACAACGGCATACTCACCGTCAAGGAGGCCATGGAACTCATCGGCTGCCTCTGGCTCAAGCTCAATGACAACACCAACCTCGTACCCGAGACCTCGGAAGAACTCTTCGGTGGTGCGGGAACAGTCCCGGCAGTCACTGTCGGGGGTGTTGACGAAAACGGGGAGGATGCCGTCAACGACCTCACTTATGTCATGCTGCGGGTCACGGAACTCCTGAAACTGAGGGACCCGAGCCTGAACGCGAGGTACCATTACGAAAAGAACACGGAAGAGTATCGTGACAGGGTAGCCGAGGTGATCGTCAACACAAGGTCCGTTCCTGCCTTCCATAATGATATCGTGGATATAAAAGTCCTCGAAAACCAGGGCACATCAACAGAGCACGCAAGGGATTACGCTATAATCGGCTGCGTGGAGCTCGCCTCAGCAGGAAGGAGCTATGACGCATCAAGCTCGATCATATTCAACCTCGTCTCCACCCTGGAGCTCACCCTGTACAACGGCAAGAGGCCTGCAACGGGCGATGAACAGATAGGCCCGAAGACCGGGGACCCGGCCGGGTTTGCAAGTTTTGACGAGTTCCGGGAGGCCTTTGAGTCTCAATTGAAATGGCTCATAGGAGAGGCGATAAAGCTGAACGAGTATTTCGGCCGTGTCCACCAGGAGATACTCCCCACCCCGCTGCTGTCGGCGTTCTTTGAAGGTCCCATAAAAAAAGGCAAGGACCTTATCCATGGGGGTGCAACCTACAACTCCTCAGGCGCCACACACATCGGGTTTGCGGACACCGTGGACTCCCTCAGCGCCATAGAGAAGGCGGTCTTCATCGACAGAAAATGCACCTTTGCCGAACTGCTGCAGGCGCTCAGGGACAACTTCGAAGGAAACGAAAAGCTTCACGCTTACCTTGTATACAAAACACCAAAATACGGCACCAACGATCCCATCGCCGTCAAAAACTCGCAGAACCTGATCCGCTTCCTGTACAACTTCTACCAGGGGCATACAAACTACAGGGGCGGCAAATACAGGCCGGGCTACTGGACGATGACCAACCATGCAGGACAGGGGAAACTGTCGGGAGCCCTTCCTAACGGTCGAAAGGCTTACAAGGTCTTTGCGAGCGGCATTACTCCAGTCTCACAGGCGGCAGGTGACCTCTCGGCCTGTCTCAAGGCCGTGGGCGGACTCGACGGTCTCTGCATCCCGAGCGGCGAGGCCCTGAACCTGAAATACCCGAGAGTAAAAAACAACGGTGACATAAAAACCTTTGCACAGGCCGTCGAGTCCTACTTCCGTTACGGAGGCCTCCATGTACAGTTCAATATAATGTCTTACGAAGACCTTATTGACGCCAAGAATAATCCTGAAAAATATCCTGAGCTCCTGGTGAGGGTCTCGGGATACTCGGCATACTTTAAAGACCTTAACGAGGCCATGAAGGACGAGATCATCACAAGGACTGCCTACGACCTGGGCACCGGAAAGGCCGTCCCGTTTCCAGAAGAATACCGCTCGATGCTTGCATTCGAATGA
- a CDS encoding glycyl-radical enzyme activating protein: protein MPLISDIRHFALDDGPGIRSTVFMKGCPLSCAWCHNPESISPAAEIAFYKDRCIGCGSCREVCPEGAISMRPEDERVIRDKCTACGTCCTECPSTALSAIGSCYHVDLLVETLLKERIFYETSGGGVTFSGGEPTLSMDYVGAVMQRLKEEGVHVAIQTSGMFNLEEFNEKLLPCIDLIFFDLKLLDEDRHRKFTGRDNGLILENFKYLARNAPVPVVPRIPLIPGTTATRENLADIAGFLKKTGCLTATLLPYNPGGITKTRVIGKTPHPALPSRMTGIEEEEELKAFFQGRLAGNGGEPGS, encoded by the coding sequence ATGCCCTTGATATCCGATATACGCCACTTTGCTCTCGACGACGGTCCCGGCATCAGGAGCACCGTCTTCATGAAAGGGTGTCCATTATCGTGTGCATGGTGCCACAACCCCGAGTCGATCTCGCCTGCAGCCGAGATCGCTTTCTACAAAGACCGCTGCATAGGTTGCGGCAGCTGCAGAGAGGTCTGCCCCGAAGGGGCGATCTCGATGAGACCGGAGGATGAACGGGTAATCAGGGACAAATGCACGGCCTGCGGGACATGCTGCACTGAGTGCCCTTCAACGGCACTCAGTGCAATCGGCTCCTGTTATCATGTCGATCTCCTTGTAGAGACGCTCCTGAAGGAACGCATCTTCTATGAGACCTCCGGCGGCGGTGTTACATTCTCCGGCGGCGAACCAACACTATCCATGGATTACGTCGGAGCGGTGATGCAGAGGCTGAAGGAGGAAGGAGTACATGTAGCAATTCAGACATCGGGGATGTTCAATCTTGAGGAGTTCAATGAGAAGCTCCTCCCCTGTATCGACCTGATATTCTTTGACCTGAAACTTCTTGATGAAGACAGGCACAGGAAATTTACCGGCAGGGACAACGGCCTGATACTCGAAAACTTCAAATACCTCGCAAGGAACGCTCCCGTCCCTGTTGTTCCCCGGATTCCGCTCATCCCCGGGACAACGGCAACCAGGGAGAACCTTGCCGATATAGCCGGGTTCCTAAAAAAGACCGGCTGCCTCACTGCCACTTTACTGCCATACAACCCCGGTGGCATTACGAAGACAAGGGTCATTGGGAAGACTCCCCACCCTGCCCTGCCAAGCCGTATGACCGGCATCGAGGAAGAAGAGGAATTAAAGGCCTTCTTCCAGGGCAGACTGGCCGGTAACGGCGGGGAACCTGGGTCTTAG